TGTGAAGATGCTAAAAAGTTTGATTCAGAGTTTCAAACAATTGAAAAGGCCTGCAAGTCTTTGGACAAATTTTATATTCCTACCCATTATCCCAATGCTTTACCAGGTGGAATCCCTTCTGAAGCTTTTGATAGATCTGATGCTGAAAAAGCAATCTCTTTAGCGGAAGAAATTCTTAAATTTGTTGAAAAAAAGCTACAAATTTCTTGATAAATTTCCCGTAGTATCTTTTTATTACGTGAAAACTTTTTTAAGAAGGGCTTAATAAATCCCCATTTTCAACCTCGTTAAAGCCAAAATCTTATTAATTGGGGAAACACTTGAGGTATAAGAGAAATATATAACTTTCCCAAGAGATAACTAACTAAAACTACCAGGAAAGGAGGGAAGCTACCACAAAAGAAAAAAACTAAAACTTGAACCACACAAACTATAGATTTTATACCAGAGATTTACTTACAAAGTATGGGAAGGTTCAAGATTTAAAAGTGCCTCGGGTCAGGAATGGGAGTTTTCGTCCTGCTATACTTTCTGAAAGAAGGAAGGATGATTTAGATCTTACATCTGCTATTATTACCCTTTATGTATTCACCTCAAAGATTTTTCGGTTAATAAAGGTGACTGAAGATAAATTAAGTGCGTTTAGTATTTATTTGGAGAGATAAAGTAGTAAAAGAGCTGTTTATTTAGCTCGTAGTGAACAAAGTCTGATGGAAGAGGGGAAATGGGATTTAAGAGGTTATAGCTGAAGAGTTAAGAAGGATATATAGAGTGGATACTGAAAAAATCTGCTAAAGAGGGGATATTAAGATTAAAGGAAAGATAGGGTAAAATATTTCTTAGGGCAGTTTATTTATACAACTAATCAGCTTGAAAGATTAGCAAAGGAGATAAAAAGGAGGATAAAGGTAATAGAAGTATTTTCAGATGAAGTATCAGTTGAAAGATTATTATATTTGATCTTGAAAGAGATGAATGAGAGGTTAAACTCAAGGAGGTTAAGGGGGTTTAACGAGATTGAATTGGGGACCTACCATGCCCTTCCCAAAAAAAATTTTTACACAATAAAGGGATACTATGTAAAATTTAAAAAAATATATGAAAATTTAAAAAATATTTAAAAAATTAACGTATATTTAGCATTTAAATTCCAAAAATAGCTAAAAATTTTTATTGACAAATTTTTATGGTTTTAATAAAATATTTATATTTAGATTTAGATTAAGGAAAGAAAAATTTGATAGAATTTTCAAAGATCAGCTCAATTCTTAAGAATTTGCTTTTTTTGTTAAAGTCGTTATTTAAGACTTTCGGCTTAGTTTTAATTTTAGTGATTAGTTTAGTAATTAATGTTTATTCACAGGAGGGGGTTAAGGGAGCTGGAGGTGGTGTTCAAGGAAGAAGAACAATCCTTGATTTTAAGCAAGAGCTAAAGCTTAATGAAAAGCAGGTTAAAGAGATAGAAAAGTTTTTGCAAGAATATTTTAAAAAGGAAAAGGAATTTGTAGATAAGATAAAAGAAAAAGAGGCAAAGCTAAATCAAATGTTAAACAGTGGTAGCGATATTAAGGAGGTAAAAAAACTTGCAAAGGAAATATATTGTCTCCGTGGGGAGCTTTGGGGAGAGGAGCTTGAGACAGCAAAGAAGATAGATGGAGTATTAAATGATGAGCAGAGAAAGAAGTGGAGAGAGATTAGACTTGGGAAAAAAATATAAAGATGAATAAAAAGAATTTGAATAATAAAAAATTTTGAATATGGAATAGGAGGAAAAAAAGATGCAAGGTAAGGGTTTTAAAGAATATTTAGAATGGTTGACAGTAGGGGTATTTATTCTATTGATAATAGGCATGGGTGCACGATTGACTATTGGACAAGAGGCTAAAATTGGCGTATCTTTGAATGCCTCAAACAGTTCCTATACTTTAGAACAAGCTTTATCTGTATCTGATAATACAGGTGCTCATACTGGAGGAATATTTATAGATAACGATACACAAGCTCTATTTTCTGATTTAACCATTAACGCAGCGCTCACAGTCACACAAACAAATTCTACTACCTTTACTTTTAATAATGAAACTGAAATTTCAAATACTTTAGGTATTTTTACTCAGGGAGCTTTTGGTGATGAAATGACTGCAAGACCTATTGGTAATTTAACTATCACTTCTAATGGAGCAATAAATGTTTCAGCAAATGGCACAGCTGTTGTAGCAGGTGGAATAGCGGTTGGAAATGTTACTGATAATCTTATAAATAATGGAACAATTAATGTTTTTGGTAATGTAATTGATTCTTCTGGGCAACTTATGGTTGGGGGAGTGTATGCAGTAAACGCTACGAATGTAGTTAATAATGGAAATGTTACTGTAAAAGGAACTGGCGGATATGTTGATTATGCACATAATAATGTTCCAGTTGGTTTTGAGATTAAAGAAAGACTTGACAATTTCACTAATACTGGAAACATAAGTGTTTCTATAGAATCAATAAACGCAACAGCAGTTGGAGTAAGGTCATACGATATAGGCTATTTTAACAATACTGGGAATATATCCGTTTTCGCTAATTCAACAAGCGGAGGCACACCGGGGCCGGGGGTAGTAGGGGTAATGGCAGGAAAACCTACAGAATTTGAGGGATATTATCCCGGGCAGATGAGAACATTTGTAAATAGTGGAAACTTAACGGTAACGGGATATGCAAGTGGCTCATCCTTTTATGCACATGGTGTAGAAGTATTGGGCGATGAGAATTTTGTTAATAATTTTACGAATACAGGAAATATTTTGGTGACAGCTCAGGCGACAAACGGACATGTGTATGCCACAGGAGTTAGAGCATGGAGTATTGGTAATTTTACCAATACAGGAGATATTAGGGTGACAGCTCAAGCGACAAACGGATATGTGTTAACCTATGGAGTTAGAGTATGGAGTAGCATCGATAATTTTACCAATAATGGGGGTATAAGTGTAATAGCAAATGGGACAGACTTTGTCTATGCTTCTGGGGTTGAGGCAGGAGATATAGGTAGTTTTACAGGCAACGGGACAATTTTTGTGAGTGCGACTTCCAGTAATGAGGGTGTAGAAGCATATGGAGTTAATGCTGGTAATATAGGTGATTTTAGACTTGAGAGAGGTGGCATAATAACTGTTACTGCAAATGGGACAAACTACGCAGAAGCATATGGAATATATCAAGAATATGGATATATAGGGAACTTTACTAATGAGGGGAGTATAAGTGTAATAGCGAACGCGACGGGCGGGAATGCGCAGGCTTATGGTTTGTATTATGCATATAGTATCGATAATTTTACCAATAATGGGGGTATAAGTGTAATAGCAAATGGGACAGACTTTGTCTATGCTTCTGGGGTTGAGGCAGGAGATATAGGTAGTTTTACAGGCAACGGGACAATTTCTGTGAGTGCAACTGCCAGTAATGGAACTGCAGGAGCATCTGGAGTATCAGCATATGGTAATATAGATGATTTTAAGCTTGAGAGAGGGGGTATAATAACTGTTACTGCGTCCGGCACAGCAGTGTTTGCAGGTGGAGTACTTGTTGGAAATGTTACGGATAATCTTATAAATAATGGAACAATTAGTGTTTTTGGTAATGTAACTTATCCTTCTGGGCAACTTATGGTTGGAGGAGTATATGTTGAAAATGCTGCTACAAATGTAGTCAATAATGGAAATGTTACTGTAAACGGAACTGGTGGATATGTTAATTATGCAGAAAATAATGTTCCAGCTGGTTTTGAGATTGCAAGTCTTGGCAATTTTACTAATACTGGAAACATAAATGTTTCAATCGAATCTATAAATGCAACAGCAGTTGGAGTAAGGTCATATGAAATAGGCTATTTTAACAATACTGGAAATATATCCGTTTTCACTAATTCAACAAGCGGGGATTTTTCTGCGGTAATAGGGGTAATGGCAGGACAACTTGAAGAATTTGAGGAAGCTCATTCGGGACATATTGGTAATTTTGTTAACAATGGAAACCTAACAGTAACTGGATATGCAAGTGGTGGTAAGCTTAATGCAGCAGGAGTAGCAGTATTTAATGGAACGATAGATGATTTTCAGAATTTAGAAAGGATTGAGGTTTATGGAAAGAACATTGGTGGAAATGCAACTGTTGCTGGTGTATATGCAGAAAATGGTATAGGTAATTTTACAAATATAGGAAATATAATAGCAACTTCAAATGCAAGTGATGTTGCAGAAGCTTATGGAGTAGTAACAAATTATTATATAAATAATTTAACACTTAACAATGGAACAATTAATGTAAATGCAACTGGAACAAATGGTGCATATGCAGGAGGAATTGTAGCAGGTAGTAATGTAGGTAATTTTACACTTAATAGCGAAATAACTACAATTGCAAATGCAACAAATGGATGGGCAGAAGCATTTGGAATTGAGGTTGGTGGTAACGTAGGCAATTTTACCACTAATGGAGCAATTAGTGTAAGTGCAAATGCAACAAACGGACAGGCAAGAGCATCTGGAGTTGAGGTTTGGGGTAGCGTAGGCAATTTCACTGGTAATGGAGCAATTAGTGTAAGTGCAAATGCAACAAACGGACAGGCAAGAGCATCTGGAGTTGAGGTTTGGGGTAGCGTAGGCAATTTCACTGGTAATGGAGCAATTAGTGTAAGTGCAACTGGAACAAATGGAGCATGGGCAATGGGAGTTTTTGCAGGAAGTATAGGCAATTTTACTAATGCAGGTAGCATAGTAGCGAGTGCAAATGGGACAGATTGGTCAGAGGCATGGGGGGTGTGTGTAAGTAATAGTATAGATAATTTTACGAACAAAAATAATATAAATGCAAATGCTATAGGTAATAGTAATGTGGCTGCATATGGAATAGAAACAATGGGTAATGTGAGTAATATAGGTAATTTTGCAAATGAAGGCAATATAATTGTGAATGCTACTGCAACAGTTAAGGGTGCATGGGTAGCCGGAATAAGTGTAGGGGGTGACATAAGTAACTTTACGAATGAGGGTAGTATAATAGCGAGTGCAAATGGGACAAGCGAGGCAAGTGCATTAGGAATATATTTGTGGAATGGTATAGGTAATTTTACTAATAAAGGGAATATAAATGTTATAGCAACTTCAACAAATGGGAATGCAGAAGCATATGGAGTATCTGCTAGTGATATAGATAATTTTACCAATAATGCAACTGGAGTAATTAACGTAACGGCGATAGCTTTTAATGGTAATGCAACTGCAAAAGGTGTGGATGTAGATGGAACAATAAGTAATTTTATTAATTCAGGAAGTATAACTGCAAACTCAACTTCAACTGGAGGGAATGCAGAAAATACAAAAGGAGTTACTGCATATAATATAGATGAATTTTTCAATAATGGGACAATAACAGCTATTTCAACTGCAACTGGCAATGCAGATGTAACTGGAGTTGAGATAGACTCTAATGCTACCTCATTTACAAATGCTGGAATAATAACAGCTGCTGCAACTGGAGCAAATGCAACATCAAGCGGAGTTTTTGTAGGAAATGCGACACTATTTACTAATACTAAAACAATAAATGTAACTGCAAATGCAACAGCTGGTAAGGTTATTGCTGCTGGTGTAGTTGGATCAAATAATCTGGGTAATTTTACTAATGAAGGAAATATAACTGTTACTTCTAATGCAACAAGTGGAGGAATAGTAGGTGGAGTGCTTGCAGGATTACCACCTGAGATCGGTGGAGGGGCAAATGGAACCATTGGTATTTTTGTTAATAATGGGAACTTAACAGTAAAAGGATATACAGGTGGTGCAGAGTTACACGTAACAGGAGTAGCAGTATTTAACGGAACGATAGATGAATTTCAGAATTTATCAGGGGGAAGGATAGAGGTTTATGGGAATAATATTGGTGGTAATGCTACAGTGTATGGAGTGGGTGCATTTAAAGACACAGGTGGATATGGGAATTTGACCAATTTTATTAATGCTGGATTAATAAATGCAACAGCGATAGGTGGCAATGCAACCTCATGGGGAGTTTATGCTGATGATTATATCGGTAATTTTACGAATACAGGGAATATTTTGGTGACAGCTCAAGCTACAAACGGAAGTGCGCATGCCAGGGGAGTTAAGGTAGATTATATAAGTAATTTTACGAATACAGGAAGTATTTGGGTGTCAGCTCAAGCGACAAATGGATATGCGGGGGCCAAGGGAGTTAAGGGAGATGATAGTATAGATAATTTTACGAATACAGGTAATATTTGGCTGGCAACTCAAGCGACAAATGGAATGGCGTATACCATAGGAGTTGATGCACATGATTATATCGGTAATTTTACGAATACAGGGAATATTCGGGTGACAGCTCAAGCGACAAACGGAAGTGCATTTACAGA
The window above is part of the Thermodesulfobacterium geofontis OPF15 genome. Proteins encoded here:
- a CDS encoding transposase, whose amino-acid sequence is MNHTNYRFYTRDLLTKYGKVQDLKVPRVRNGSFRPAILSERRKDDLDLTSAIITLYVFTSKIFRLIKVTEDKLSAFSIYLER
- a CDS encoding HEPN domain-containing protein, with the protein product MKRNKKNEAQRWFLQAQRDLDDAKFNLSGERFNVACFLAQQSAEKAIKAYLIFKGADFVWGHSVADLCEDAKKFDSEFQTIEKACKSLDKFYIPTHYPNALPGGIPSEAFDRSDAEKAISLAEEILKFVEKKLQIS
- a CDS encoding Spy/CpxP family protein refolding chaperone, with protein sequence MLKSLFKTFGLVLILVISLVINVYSQEGVKGAGGGVQGRRTILDFKQELKLNEKQVKEIEKFLQEYFKKEKEFVDKIKEKEAKLNQMLNSGSDIKEVKKLAKEIYCLRGELWGEELETAKKIDGVLNDEQRKKWREIRLGKKI
- a CDS encoding autotransporter outer membrane beta-barrel domain-containing protein: MQGKGFKEYLEWLTVGVFILLIIGMGARLTIGQEAKIGVSLNASNSSYTLEQALSVSDNTGAHTGGIFIDNDTQALFSDLTINAALTVTQTNSTTFTFNNETEISNTLGIFTQGAFGDEMTARPIGNLTITSNGAINVSANGTAVVAGGIAVGNVTDNLINNGTINVFGNVIDSSGQLMVGGVYAVNATNVVNNGNVTVKGTGGYVDYAHNNVPVGFEIKERLDNFTNTGNISVSIESINATAVGVRSYDIGYFNNTGNISVFANSTSGGTPGPGVVGVMAGKPTEFEGYYPGQMRTFVNSGNLTVTGYASGSSFYAHGVEVLGDENFVNNFTNTGNILVTAQATNGHVYATGVRAWSIGNFTNTGDIRVTAQATNGYVLTYGVRVWSSIDNFTNNGGISVIANGTDFVYASGVEAGDIGSFTGNGTIFVSATSSNEGVEAYGVNAGNIGDFRLERGGIITVTANGTNYAEAYGIYQEYGYIGNFTNEGSISVIANATGGNAQAYGLYYAYSIDNFTNNGGISVIANGTDFVYASGVEAGDIGSFTGNGTISVSATASNGTAGASGVSAYGNIDDFKLERGGIITVTASGTAVFAGGVLVGNVTDNLINNGTISVFGNVTYPSGQLMVGGVYVENAATNVVNNGNVTVNGTGGYVNYAENNVPAGFEIASLGNFTNTGNINVSIESINATAVGVRSYEIGYFNNTGNISVFTNSTSGDFSAVIGVMAGQLEEFEEAHSGHIGNFVNNGNLTVTGYASGGKLNAAGVAVFNGTIDDFQNLERIEVYGKNIGGNATVAGVYAENGIGNFTNIGNIIATSNASDVAEAYGVVTNYYINNLTLNNGTINVNATGTNGAYAGGIVAGSNVGNFTLNSEITTIANATNGWAEAFGIEVGGNVGNFTTNGAISVSANATNGQARASGVEVWGSVGNFTGNGAISVSANATNGQARASGVEVWGSVGNFTGNGAISVSATGTNGAWAMGVFAGSIGNFTNAGSIVASANGTDWSEAWGVCVSNSIDNFTNKNNINANAIGNSNVAAYGIETMGNVSNIGNFANEGNIIVNATATVKGAWVAGISVGGDISNFTNEGSIIASANGTSEASALGIYLWNGIGNFTNKGNINVIATSTNGNAEAYGVSASDIDNFTNNATGVINVTAIAFNGNATAKGVDVDGTISNFINSGSITANSTSTGGNAENTKGVTAYNIDEFFNNGTITAISTATGNADVTGVEIDSNATSFTNAGIITAAATGANATSSGVFVGNATLFTNTKTINVTANATAGKVIAAGVVGSNNLGNFTNEGNITVTSNATSGGIVGGVLAGLPPEIGGGANGTIGIFVNNGNLTVKGYTGGAELHVTGVAVFNGTIDEFQNLSGGRIEVYGNNIGGNATVYGVGAFKDTGGYGNLTNFINAGLINATAIGGNATSWGVYADDYIGNFTNTGNILVTAQATNGSAHARGVKVDYISNFTNTGSIWVSAQATNGYAGAKGVKGDDSIDNFTNTGNIWLATQATNGMAYTIGVDAHDYIGNFTNTGNIRVTAQATNGSAFTEGISAYGSIYNFTNTGNILVVSQATNGPAFASGVDPGNIGNFTNNGSISVIANGTDYVYAAGVGTGNIGSFTSNGTISVNAIASNGNATAYGILAGDVGNFTNAGTIDITATATNGTAKAYGLNVGVVDTIGNFTNNGTIKITATGKDAEATGLYAVFLTGTLLNDINGLIKVSAQGEQSANATGIYVEKAQTGSTILNKGLIDVSAISTSGSVNSIGIYLKDSNTTFTNNGTIKVYASGNVDKVAGIYVANSTVQLSNPGEVVVWGNVPSEAKIRTLYVDTGSNVTLKDKFAITFGAPGTGHNIAPIYVASGSALNLNSTTLVVRLWNNSAQYIVVNTPYSIIEYNGTVNGNWGGLEKGYTNPLINVTWYNSTITDKDAQIIFKYSALNNPEQALGPVSSITGGVIINSIMVDNVFTFLPISSPLIFVKGYQPIMLASSGVSDVGAGYSVGGIEYRGGMWFKPLYTYVDADDLGFDADAYGFNIGLGGFLTKNFSLGIYANYLRAEYDYSISSAKDGDSDIFSVGIAGMWKMMKDTYLRYNVYGFSSSNDYHGRTGFNFELKEKASYNMNGVHAEILIGKVYRGKLNIIPEIGIKYTYYNPESFWTKVYDSAGNRVSSWDRYYDPDNKHMWKGLVGVMVAGETKAGGIPVNLFAYGRLEQAFGENDISALNYMRSDPTRWEISKEINRTTFIVQLGGEFMLQKNLGLEISGRGDFNGDYSGYTGKVMLRYSW